A genomic segment from Acidimicrobiales bacterium encodes:
- the purQ gene encoding phosphoribosylformylglycinamidine synthase subunit PurQ: protein MTVVGVVQFPGSNCEADVIEAVERLGAQGRLVWHGDRSLGDVDAVVVPGGFAHGDYLRPGAIARFSPVISAVADFARDGGPVVGICNGFQVLTEAGLLPGALRKNEGLRFLCTTVELEVVSTRSALTASVDAGAILRVPINHFEGAYTCDGSTFERLRDNDQIVLRYVNNPNGSMGDIAGVSDEAGNVVGLMPHPERASDELLGSTDGLPLLRSLLARAQARSAA, encoded by the coding sequence ATGACCGTCGTCGGGGTCGTCCAGTTCCCGGGGTCCAACTGCGAAGCCGACGTGATCGAGGCGGTCGAGCGCCTCGGTGCCCAGGGCCGGCTGGTGTGGCACGGCGACCGCAGCCTGGGCGACGTCGACGCCGTCGTCGTCCCCGGCGGCTTCGCCCACGGCGACTACCTGCGACCGGGGGCCATCGCCCGCTTCTCGCCGGTGATCTCGGCCGTGGCCGACTTCGCCCGGGACGGGGGCCCGGTGGTCGGCATCTGCAACGGCTTCCAGGTGCTCACCGAAGCCGGCCTGCTGCCCGGTGCCCTTCGCAAGAACGAGGGCCTCCGCTTCCTGTGCACCACCGTCGAGCTGGAGGTGGTGTCCACCCGCTCGGCCCTCACCGCGTCAGTCGATGCCGGGGCGATCCTCCGGGTGCCGATCAACCACTTCGAGGGCGCCTACACGTGTGATGGGTCGACCTTCGAGCGGCTGCGTGACAACGATCAGATCGTGCTCCGTTACGTCAACAACCCCAACGGGTCCATGGGTGACATCGCCGGGGTCAGCGACGAGGCCGGCAACGTGGTGGGCCTGATGCCCCACCCGGAGCGGGCCTCCGACGAGCTGCTGGGCTCCACCGACGGGCTCCCGCTGCTGCGGTCGCTCCTCGCCCGGGCCCAGGCCCGCAGCGCCGCCTAG
- the purS gene encoding phosphoribosylformylglycinamidine synthase subunit PurS has translation MRFDVLVEVSPRSGVADPQGQTIERSLPALGFAGVSGVRVGKAIRFQLEAPSEADARTEVDDMCARFLTNPVIEDSTVTISVGAPA, from the coding sequence GTCAGCCCCCGCTCGGGCGTGGCCGACCCGCAGGGCCAGACCATCGAGCGGTCGCTGCCGGCGCTCGGCTTCGCCGGGGTCTCCGGCGTCCGGGTCGGCAAGGCCATCCGGTTCCAGCTCGAGGCCCCGTCCGAGGCCGACGCCCGGACCGAGGTCGACGACATGTGCGCCCGCTTCCTCACCAACCCGGTGATCGAGGACAGCACGGTGACGATCAGCGTGGGCGCCCCGGCATGA